Proteins found in one Deinococcus cellulosilyticus NBRC 106333 = KACC 11606 genomic segment:
- a CDS encoding fimbrial major subunit CsuA/B family protein, with protein sequence MNKSLLTFVTAGLMMLCVTARADCIIQLNTPVLPDYSATQASVGSLSFDVLCSGDPISYQMQLQTSNGAFQGLDYQGLLSSGSRTLFYSIYNVLPDLGAGVAPSPTVFNSSRHFAYTIEIPAGQWQPTAGVYQATLTLNLMVQ encoded by the coding sequence ATGAATAAATCCCTCCTGACCTTTGTGACAGCTGGCCTGATGATGCTCTGTGTGACGGCCAGGGCCGATTGCATCATCCAACTCAACACCCCTGTCCTGCCCGATTATTCGGCCACCCAGGCTTCGGTGGGCAGCCTGAGCTTCGATGTGCTGTGCTCTGGAGACCCCATCAGTTACCAGATGCAGCTTCAGACCAGCAACGGTGCTTTTCAGGGGCTGGATTACCAGGGTCTGCTGTCTTCGGGCAGCAGGACCCTTTTTTACAGCATTTACAACGTGCTGCCAGACCTCGGGGCTGGCGTGGCACCCTCTCCCACGGTCTTCAACAGTTCACGCCATTTTGCATACACCATTGAAATTCCAGCGGGCCAGTGGCAGCCCACTGCTGGTGTTTATCAGGCCACCCTCACCCTCAATCTGATGGTTCAGTGA
- a CDS encoding carboxylesterase family protein, translating into MFWPNSQDGRTSLRKALSSIHKANLGLEFSSQGEYVEYRASAHCFVDLHQLQIQTANPSSTSLDDVLRLQRGEILEDLVLDDCPDFEEWLIQYRESVHQVITGQLQEKIQQLMAQQWWQPALKYVQHLLQLNPYSEEAHLQKVQLQWRLGDPQGARDSWGRHLELLRELGVKPDQEFEQLVASLQRQRGTPMERALPEVRAEILQTLLSCYHQQRVVLLQAEDRMGKTWVVERLLREIQGAVLVAGQPGDALVPFSTLRRMLAQLVNSSWAQHSQASILAEVRNLDILRGGPFTERGQEMYRLYFYDVVLRLLRHLHQMGLAVLVLDDVQHMDLGSLEVLVYLVSQRIQDARQYPWMMLCHRMQHWPPSLQGIVSGWLQHDQVSQIHLPPLSRHDIQLLFENHNLHLQDHEYRSILRYTRGNPMVVLELIGVWKQKEPQDAPDLKKLLQQIPRVHTLIQGRIQQLETNSRAVLQIAVVAGQDFSLDLAQTLLSLTPAQLTRAVQDLEDAQLLRDGEISYNIYMEAVLESMSAQTQRWWHTQVAEALQHRPVVDPSRIAHHWLQAAAPDRAIPHLLKAAEQAEQHYALRHAADLYEKAAHILKQQHDDSEAFSAFEKVIRIKGLLEDSNGISSMVQRLQSWASTSLEHARVRNVEASFHYRLFQYPLALSRARQAENLLNHLQDTPVRRENLIIQYLCHWRLEQYPEALEVLERLKSLARQQESQHRWEEVLLEQVALLSLLYRNVEALALLDHWEDVVKNQLHRFMAGCFEVSLRKRLHHEALAERTRQILQRLFQSERSIPEESSHLLSSALQLQLSGTNLLNKDVGDMIAEMINALSNLEGIDQFQDLPYGPLDRQVLDVYRPHGKSESPVLLFIHGGSWNTGDKSHYLSLAEKFCQQGHVVVCMNYRLYPEVVFPAFVEDAALAVNWVVQNIHTYGGKPDRLAVMGHGAGADSATLLAFDPRYLQQQHLTRQVIRALVCISGTYDSLYQNIKLVGHPLLLGNLQDSRDVFAAEFVQDQSMPVLLLHGMLSPHIDHGTAHRFAERIREQGGEAWAISYPNQDHYGPLFSMSALGQLLGIQQPFEDVVKFLKQVLQKQEPSPSSTPVYRRRKNDHF; encoded by the coding sequence ATGTTCTGGCCCAACAGCCAGGACGGTCGCACCTCATTGAGAAAAGCCCTGTCTTCCATTCACAAAGCCAATCTGGGCCTTGAGTTTTCCAGCCAGGGGGAATATGTGGAGTACCGGGCATCTGCACACTGCTTTGTGGACCTCCATCAATTGCAGATTCAGACAGCAAATCCATCCAGCACCTCACTTGATGATGTCCTGAGATTGCAGCGTGGTGAAATTCTGGAAGACCTGGTTCTGGACGACTGTCCTGATTTCGAAGAGTGGCTGATTCAATACCGTGAATCGGTGCATCAGGTGATCACTGGTCAGCTCCAGGAGAAAATCCAGCAACTGATGGCCCAGCAGTGGTGGCAACCTGCACTGAAATACGTGCAGCATTTGCTGCAGTTGAATCCTTACTCAGAAGAGGCACATCTGCAGAAAGTGCAGTTGCAGTGGCGTCTGGGAGACCCGCAGGGAGCCCGTGACAGCTGGGGAAGGCATCTGGAATTGCTGAGGGAGCTTGGGGTCAAACCTGATCAGGAATTTGAGCAACTGGTGGCGTCCTTGCAGAGGCAACGGGGCACCCCCATGGAGAGGGCCCTGCCCGAAGTTCGGGCAGAAATCCTGCAGACGCTGCTGTCCTGTTACCACCAGCAGCGGGTGGTGCTGCTGCAGGCCGAAGACCGCATGGGAAAAACCTGGGTGGTAGAACGTTTGCTCAGGGAAATCCAGGGGGCAGTGCTGGTGGCTGGCCAGCCAGGAGACGCCCTGGTGCCTTTTTCGACCCTGCGACGGATGCTGGCCCAGCTGGTGAATTCTTCCTGGGCACAGCATTCGCAGGCCAGCATTCTGGCAGAAGTCAGAAACCTGGACATCCTGCGGGGGGGGCCTTTCACGGAACGGGGTCAGGAAATGTACCGGCTGTACTTTTATGATGTGGTGTTGCGCCTGTTGCGCCACCTCCACCAGATGGGTCTGGCTGTATTGGTTCTGGATGATGTTCAGCACATGGACCTCGGATCGCTGGAAGTGCTGGTGTATCTGGTGTCGCAACGCATTCAGGACGCCAGGCAGTATCCATGGATGATGCTGTGTCACCGCATGCAGCACTGGCCCCCTTCCCTGCAGGGCATTGTCAGTGGCTGGTTGCAACACGATCAGGTTTCCCAGATCCATTTGCCTCCCCTCAGCCGCCATGACATCCAGTTGTTGTTTGAAAACCACAATCTTCACTTGCAGGACCATGAGTACCGCAGCATTCTCAGGTACACCCGGGGCAATCCAATGGTGGTTCTCGAACTCATTGGCGTATGGAAACAAAAGGAGCCCCAGGATGCTCCAGATCTCAAGAAGCTTCTGCAGCAGATTCCCCGCGTGCACACCCTGATTCAGGGCCGCATCCAGCAACTGGAGACCAACAGTCGCGCAGTGCTGCAGATCGCAGTGGTGGCAGGGCAGGATTTCTCACTTGATCTGGCCCAGACCCTGCTCTCCCTGACCCCTGCACAGTTGACCCGGGCGGTGCAGGATCTGGAGGATGCACAGCTGTTGCGTGACGGGGAGATCTCGTACAACATCTACATGGAAGCCGTTCTGGAAAGCATGTCAGCACAGACCCAGCGCTGGTGGCACACCCAGGTGGCGGAGGCATTGCAGCACAGGCCTGTGGTTGACCCCAGCCGCATTGCACACCACTGGCTGCAGGCAGCTGCACCTGACCGGGCCATTCCACACCTGTTGAAAGCTGCCGAGCAGGCCGAGCAGCATTATGCATTGCGTCATGCTGCCGATCTTTACGAGAAGGCCGCCCACATCCTCAAGCAGCAACATGATGATTCGGAAGCCTTTTCTGCTTTTGAGAAGGTCATTCGCATCAAGGGATTGCTGGAGGATTCCAATGGCATCTCGTCGATGGTGCAGCGCCTGCAGTCCTGGGCCAGCACCTCTCTGGAGCATGCCAGGGTGCGCAATGTGGAGGCAAGTTTCCATTACCGTCTGTTTCAATATCCTCTGGCCCTCAGCCGTGCCCGTCAAGCAGAAAACCTGTTGAACCACTTGCAGGACACTCCAGTAAGGCGGGAAAACCTGATCATCCAGTACCTGTGCCACTGGCGTCTGGAGCAGTACCCAGAGGCCCTGGAGGTGCTGGAGCGCCTCAAAAGCCTGGCCCGGCAGCAGGAGAGCCAGCACCGCTGGGAAGAAGTCCTGCTGGAACAGGTGGCCCTGCTCAGCCTGCTGTACCGCAATGTTGAAGCCCTTGCCCTGCTGGACCACTGGGAGGACGTGGTTAAGAACCAGTTGCATCGCTTTATGGCAGGATGTTTTGAGGTTTCTCTGCGCAAGCGCCTTCACCATGAGGCCCTCGCTGAACGCACCCGACAGATCCTGCAGCGGCTTTTTCAATCAGAGCGGTCCATTCCAGAAGAGTCCAGTCACCTGCTCAGTTCTGCGCTGCAGTTGCAACTGTCAGGCACCAATTTGCTCAACAAGGATGTCGGGGACATGATTGCTGAAATGATCAATGCTCTCAGCAACCTGGAAGGCATAGATCAATTTCAGGACCTTCCATATGGTCCACTGGACCGCCAGGTGCTGGATGTGTACCGTCCCCATGGAAAAAGCGAATCACCTGTCTTGCTGTTCATTCATGGTGGAAGCTGGAACACCGGGGACAAATCGCATTACCTGTCACTGGCAGAGAAGTTCTGTCAGCAAGGCCATGTGGTGGTGTGCATGAATTACCGGCTTTATCCCGAAGTTGTTTTTCCCGCTTTTGTGGAAGATGCTGCCCTGGCGGTCAACTGGGTGGTTCAGAACATCCACACCTATGGAGGCAAACCAGACCGTCTGGCGGTGATGGGGCACGGGGCAGGGGCAGACAGTGCCACCTTGCTGGCTTTTGACCCCCGCTACCTGCAGCAGCAGCACCTCACCCGACAGGTCATCCGGGCGCTGGTCTGCATTTCAGGCACCTACGACAGCCTCTACCAGAACATCAAACTGGTGGGTCACCCCCTGTTGCTTGGAAACCTACAGGATTCGCGTGATGTTTTTGCTGCAGAATTCGTACAGGACCAGAGCATGCCGGTGTTGTTGCTGCACGGCATGCTCTCCCCACACATCGACCATGGGACCGCCCACCGTTTCGCTGAACGCATCCGGGAACAGGGGGGAGAGGCGTGGGCCATCAGCTATCCCAACCAGGACCATTACGGTCCACTGTTCAGCATGAGTGCTCTGGGGCAACTGCTGGGCATCCAGCAGCCTTTTGAGGATGTGGTGAAGTTTCTCAAACAGGTGCTTCAGAAGCAGGAGCCTTCCCCCTCAAGCACCCCTGTTTACCGCAGACGCAAGAACGACCATTTCTGA
- a CDS encoding Ig-like domain-containing protein, whose product MIHKKLHPFMILSLALTFSSCSTTYVNPTKDPDPGPPVVDVVADSKFFLNPVSGTGAHTSLHDIDFVAQLRFSETMNIGTVEKSILLLDSQNQVVPLKLTYKSDLYNYRASTSVEVKPQKPLAYNQTYQLKVLKTAEDITGQALVQEKQMDFTTEKAPVQLRIEKSVYAFGAGEPTYTLTLKNVAADPAQKVHLWTRCENSFSQVEFRFYLPQLASQASMVLTAEVFGGQNIGGAKQVVCKTQALAESQDREVWLLE is encoded by the coding sequence ATGATCCACAAAAAGCTTCACCCTTTCATGATTCTGTCTCTCGCTCTGACCTTTTCCTCTTGCAGCACGACCTACGTGAACCCCACCAAAGACCCTGATCCAGGACCTCCAGTGGTGGATGTGGTTGCAGATTCGAAATTTTTTCTGAACCCTGTGTCAGGGACAGGGGCCCACACCAGCCTTCATGATATCGATTTTGTCGCCCAGTTGCGTTTCAGCGAGACCATGAACATCGGCACGGTTGAAAAAAGCATCCTGCTGCTGGACAGCCAGAATCAGGTTGTGCCTCTGAAACTGACCTACAAGAGTGACCTGTACAATTACCGGGCCAGCACCAGCGTGGAAGTGAAACCTCAGAAACCTCTGGCTTACAACCAGACTTATCAGCTGAAAGTCCTGAAAACAGCAGAGGACATCACCGGACAGGCCCTCGTTCAGGAAAAGCAGATGGATTTCACCACCGAAAAAGCGCCAGTGCAATTGCGGATTGAAAAGTCTGTTTATGCCTTTGGTGCTGGTGAACCCACCTATACCCTGACCCTGAAGAATGTTGCGGCTGATCCTGCCCAGAAGGTCCATTTGTGGACCCGTTGCGAGAACAGTTTCTCCCAGGTGGAATTCAGGTTCTATCTTCCTCAACTTGCTTCACAGGCTTCGATGGTCCTCACAGCGGAAGTGTTTGGTGGACAGAACATCGGGGGAGCAAAACAGGTGGTTTGCAAAACCCAGGCTCTGGCAGAAAGCCAGGACCGTGAAGTCTGGTTGCTGGAGTGA
- a CDS encoding aldose epimerase family protein: MDLHTIENGQLRLQVHERLGASIAALQYRIGGTWHPIMREVSDDALKGNISSPLSSYSLVPFSNRIPEGKFTFKGKQHQLMTNTKEHTTIHGDVRNRPHRLQEATLTRLVFGFDSREHTDLEAFNYPFPLTLKTTFELTGNTLIQTLEITNVGDEEMPIGFGIHPYFVRSFAGSGDAVLQFEVDGVYRTDSTNIPKEGKQPLPADLDFSGGAALGDRKFDTVFGGFAGNLKVSYPGTPYNLTLQADPVFQHLILFTAPDGTMALEPVTNCTNAFNLHEEGVKDTGFLSLLPGNSISGSIQFTLGE, from the coding sequence ATGGACTTACACACCATCGAAAACGGCCAGTTGCGCCTGCAGGTGCATGAACGCCTCGGGGCCAGCATTGCAGCACTTCAGTACCGCATCGGGGGCACCTGGCACCCCATCATGCGGGAAGTTTCCGACGACGCCCTGAAAGGCAACATCTCCAGCCCACTCAGCAGTTACTCCCTGGTGCCCTTCTCCAACCGTATCCCTGAAGGCAAATTCACCTTCAAGGGGAAACAGCACCAGCTCATGACCAACACCAAGGAGCACACCACCATTCACGGGGACGTGCGCAACCGCCCTCACCGCCTGCAGGAGGCCACCCTCACCCGTCTGGTGTTCGGGTTTGACTCCCGGGAGCACACCGATCTGGAAGCCTTCAACTATCCTTTCCCCCTCACCCTGAAGACCACCTTTGAGTTGACGGGCAACACCCTGATCCAGACCCTGGAGATCACCAATGTCGGAGATGAGGAAATGCCCATCGGTTTTGGGATTCACCCTTATTTCGTGCGTTCCTTTGCTGGCTCTGGAGATGCCGTACTGCAGTTCGAAGTGGATGGCGTCTACAGGACCGACAGCACCAACATCCCAAAAGAAGGCAAACAGCCCCTGCCTGCAGATCTGGATTTCAGTGGTGGCGCAGCGCTGGGAGACCGCAAATTTGACACCGTTTTTGGTGGGTTTGCAGGAAACCTCAAGGTCAGCTATCCAGGCACCCCTTACAACCTGACCCTGCAGGCCGACCCGGTGTTCCAGCACCTGATTCTCTTCACTGCCCCCGATGGAACCATGGCCCTGGAACCCGTGACCAACTGCACCAATGCCTTCAATCTGCATGAAGAGGGGGTCAAAGACACCGGTTTCCTGAGCTTGCTCCCCGGAAACAGCATTTCTGGCAGCATCCAGTTCACGCTTGGCGAATAA
- a CDS encoding Ig-like domain-containing protein, with translation MKHFLMLSALLGLLSACSMGSPTPPPPAINEPGPPEAWIYPHNLHAFNGVDHLDLDEDPILDFNVLFNEEMDKNSVVSSVSITDDAGHLVPFDFTLTSARIDGEGPYALLIPMVLNARSKAPLKYGTHYTIAVKRTARDITGENLKEEVSADLWTAVAPYRLKVEQLALAAGDPPVLQVKVTNLAAPVKSLMLHASCARNVVTTSFYRYFAALDSGESRQVNMTYSSGKQDVAPDLQCAVQGEVLDQFARVYIE, from the coding sequence ATGAAACATTTTCTGATGCTTTCTGCACTGCTGGGGCTTCTGTCGGCCTGCTCGATGGGCTCACCCACGCCACCTCCCCCGGCCATCAATGAGCCTGGACCTCCAGAGGCGTGGATCTACCCTCACAACCTCCATGCCTTCAACGGGGTGGATCATCTGGATCTGGATGAAGATCCCATTCTTGATTTCAATGTCCTCTTCAATGAGGAGATGGACAAAAATTCTGTGGTCAGCAGTGTCTCCATCACAGATGATGCAGGACATCTGGTGCCTTTTGATTTCACGCTCACCTCGGCCCGCATCGATGGTGAAGGACCTTATGCGCTCCTGATTCCAATGGTTCTCAATGCAAGAAGCAAAGCCCCTTTGAAGTACGGGACCCATTACACCATCGCAGTGAAGCGCACCGCCAGAGACATCACAGGAGAGAACCTCAAGGAAGAGGTGTCAGCAGATCTGTGGACAGCGGTTGCTCCCTACCGACTGAAGGTGGAGCAACTGGCTCTGGCTGCAGGAGACCCTCCAGTGTTGCAGGTGAAGGTCACCAATCTGGCGGCCCCGGTGAAAAGCCTGATGCTTCACGCCTCCTGTGCCCGCAATGTGGTCACAACGTCCTTTTACCGTTACTTTGCTGCCCTTGACTCAGGGGAATCGAGACAGGTCAACATGACGTACAGTTCTGGAAAGCAGGATGTGGCTCCTGACCTCCAGTGCGCGGTTCAGGGAGAGGTGCTGGATCAGTTTGCCAGGGTTTACATTGAATGA
- a CDS encoding fimbria/pilus outer membrane usher protein: MRHWTCSNKSALGLLLLTAFLATSGVAQGQELCGLPEELLDVKVNGLKRDTVAVRYGPPGALVPRDLLIRPEQLNLTRVDCEGQALLLVPFDQVEYAPEEQALSLKFAVEKYPAQVLDVQDARINSSRSLTTLPVWYLDFNVSARKQQNLFSQQATVGVNVAVDQLQARLGVKEIFQNNQVSVQGQGHVHYPLSPHWMASGLWNMPRSGLSLLSGASGNLFSGVQVQGGEKPSHFLEPISLLIQHPSSVVVLVDGQVLMVKEVDPGPLKVEHVLLPNGKGTVSVVVQNAVKAERFDYPYETPADLLRPGAYQALLFAGWNESKNAPQVGATAAYGLGAGWLVEGEAVWEGQQTAEASITGLWKQDVHQFGVQLGLNHQKDAGFSPHLKSRYIFNQQPWTLTAQLDMPLSAPFTPFVQATAGLQQDAFGLQLTGQFDSARHLVSGRLQGNWNLQEGSSVYAYVSADNRQNYRVGLGGRFKLDPQITGAVEVNKAIPSGPVQAQATLVYQPDAQNTVTLAADLQQATLSHHYDGVVETDVSVSTRLDASASIQGSVTLVGDQFYLSREQQGSAILVKVGIPDIPLYVNGQLEGKTNAAGELLVLGLPSNRAITVGVNLNDLPFNITTEQESETVTLGQQGMAVLDWTSRFQVSTWVQFLILDQPVRNGTLRVGGSTYPLDDQGWGLLNAVSEAASAVLETEDGQTCNLTLASQQEQYTCEMVFDDSATVPPVEEPATTGPASHPPVAP, encoded by the coding sequence GTGAGACACTGGACGTGCAGCAATAAATCTGCTCTGGGCCTCCTGTTGTTGACTGCATTTCTGGCAACCTCTGGAGTTGCACAGGGCCAGGAGCTTTGTGGTCTTCCAGAAGAACTGCTGGATGTGAAGGTCAATGGTCTGAAAAGGGACACGGTGGCGGTGCGCTATGGGCCTCCAGGGGCACTGGTGCCCAGAGACCTGCTGATCCGTCCAGAACAGTTGAACCTGACCAGGGTGGACTGTGAAGGGCAAGCCCTGTTGCTCGTCCCATTTGATCAGGTGGAATATGCGCCAGAAGAGCAGGCCCTCTCTCTGAAATTTGCAGTGGAAAAATACCCTGCTCAGGTTCTTGACGTCCAGGATGCCCGCATCAACTCCTCTCGCAGCCTGACCACCCTTCCTGTGTGGTACCTCGATTTTAATGTCTCTGCCCGCAAGCAGCAAAACCTGTTCTCACAACAGGCCACCGTAGGAGTCAATGTGGCTGTGGACCAGTTGCAAGCCCGTCTGGGAGTCAAAGAGATCTTTCAGAACAATCAGGTTTCGGTTCAGGGCCAGGGACATGTGCATTATCCCCTGTCGCCCCATTGGATGGCTTCAGGACTGTGGAACATGCCAAGGTCAGGACTGAGTCTGCTGTCTGGTGCTTCTGGAAACCTGTTCAGTGGCGTGCAGGTTCAGGGAGGCGAGAAACCCTCTCATTTTCTGGAGCCCATCTCCTTGCTGATCCAGCATCCTTCCTCAGTGGTGGTGCTGGTCGATGGACAGGTCCTGATGGTGAAAGAAGTGGACCCGGGCCCCCTCAAGGTGGAGCATGTGCTTCTCCCAAACGGCAAGGGAACTGTTTCTGTGGTGGTTCAGAATGCCGTGAAGGCCGAGCGTTTTGATTATCCTTACGAAACGCCTGCTGACCTGCTCAGGCCAGGTGCCTACCAGGCACTCTTGTTTGCTGGATGGAATGAAAGCAAGAACGCTCCCCAGGTGGGTGCAACTGCAGCCTATGGTCTTGGTGCAGGCTGGCTGGTGGAAGGTGAAGCTGTATGGGAAGGGCAGCAAACCGCCGAGGCCAGCATCACAGGCCTGTGGAAACAGGATGTGCACCAATTCGGTGTACAGTTGGGTCTCAATCACCAGAAAGACGCAGGGTTCTCCCCTCACCTGAAAAGCAGATACATCTTCAATCAGCAGCCCTGGACCCTGACCGCCCAGTTGGACATGCCTCTTTCTGCTCCTTTCACCCCATTTGTTCAGGCCACTGCAGGATTGCAGCAGGATGCTTTTGGCCTTCAGCTGACTGGACAGTTTGATTCGGCCAGACACCTGGTGTCTGGCCGGCTGCAAGGCAACTGGAACCTGCAGGAAGGCAGCAGTGTCTACGCTTATGTTTCAGCAGACAACAGACAGAATTATCGGGTGGGGCTTGGGGGACGTTTCAAGTTGGACCCCCAGATCACAGGAGCCGTAGAAGTCAACAAAGCCATACCTTCTGGCCCGGTCCAGGCCCAGGCCACCCTGGTTTATCAACCCGATGCCCAGAACACCGTCACCCTGGCAGCAGACCTTCAGCAGGCCACCCTTTCGCACCATTACGATGGTGTGGTGGAAACCGATGTGTCGGTGAGCACCAGACTGGATGCCAGTGCCAGCATCCAGGGCAGCGTCACCCTGGTGGGAGATCAGTTCTACCTCTCCCGGGAGCAGCAGGGATCTGCCATTCTCGTCAAGGTGGGCATCCCCGACATTCCCCTTTACGTCAATGGTCAGCTTGAAGGCAAAACCAACGCGGCAGGTGAGCTGTTGGTCCTGGGCCTCCCCTCCAATCGGGCCATCACCGTGGGGGTCAACCTCAATGACTTGCCTTTCAACATCACCACCGAACAGGAATCCGAAACCGTAACCCTGGGCCAGCAGGGGATGGCGGTGCTGGACTGGACTTCCCGTTTTCAGGTCAGCACCTGGGTGCAGTTTCTCATTCTTGATCAGCCCGTCCGCAATGGCACCCTGAGGGTGGGAGGTTCCACCTATCCTCTGGACGATCAGGGCTGGGGGTTGCTCAATGCTGTCTCTGAAGCAGCATCTGCTGTTCTGGAAACAGAGGATGGACAGACCTGCAACCTGACCCTGGCAAGCCAGCAGGAGCAGTACACCTGTGAAATGGTTTTTGATGATTCAGCCACAGTTCCACCTGTGGAGGAACCTGCAACCACTGGGCCTGCCTCACATCCACCTGTTGCCCCCTGA
- a CDS encoding META and DUF4377 domain-containing protein, with translation MRLVLMVGAALIAPLASAQDLTTGEWTLLISGNFGKFQELIPSPTLKIQGKQLSGFSGCNRYSGSLSLKSNQIKIASLVSTKMACEPRPLKTEQAFIKSLQGATRYQVNNNTLILYTKGSGMMVFTRNVTPKVEAKLAPGKPETKIEARTLTPEAQVQSADTQVLLVGPKRVDCTGAAPMKCLQVKTPDKKDWEFFYSGIEGFNYEEGFNYRIRVKIEDVKNPPADASSKKYILLEILEKTPAK, from the coding sequence ATGAGACTTGTGTTGATGGTGGGTGCAGCGCTGATCGCCCCCCTGGCTTCTGCGCAGGACCTCACCACCGGTGAGTGGACCCTGCTGATTTCCGGCAACTTTGGCAAATTTCAGGAACTCATTCCCTCTCCCACCCTGAAAATCCAGGGAAAGCAGCTTTCTGGTTTCTCGGGGTGCAACCGTTACTCCGGGAGCCTCAGCCTGAAAAGCAACCAGATCAAGATTGCTTCGCTGGTCAGCACCAAAATGGCCTGTGAACCCCGTCCCCTGAAAACCGAGCAGGCCTTCATCAAGTCCCTGCAGGGGGCCACCCGTTATCAGGTGAACAACAACACCCTGATCCTGTACACCAAAGGCTCTGGCATGATGGTGTTCACCCGCAATGTGACACCCAAAGTGGAAGCCAAGCTGGCCCCTGGCAAGCCCGAGACCAAAATCGAGGCCAGAACCCTGACCCCTGAAGCCCAGGTGCAGAGTGCAGACACCCAGGTGCTGCTGGTGGGTCCAAAGCGGGTGGATTGCACCGGAGCCGCACCCATGAAATGCCTGCAGGTGAAGACACCAGACAAGAAAGACTGGGAGTTCTTCTACAGTGGCATTGAAGGTTTCAATTACGAGGAGGGGTTCAACTACCGCATCCGGGTAAAAATCGAGGATGTGAAAAATCCCCCTGCAGATGCCAGCAGCAAAAAGTACATCCTGCTGGAAATCCTCGAAAAAACACCTGCGAAATAA
- a CDS encoding fimbrial biogenesis chaperone, with amino-acid sequence MINRKRLLSLGTLSMILFWPSSAWAINFSLNPVVLEINPQKQLNTQTKLVNLEGVPVAFTVEVFKWTQQNGQDVYSPTRDVLVNPVQFTLAPRGSQVIRVGLRKKPDQPELTYRIFIKEVPATLPKASAAAQGAATATSASITTVLNIGVPFYVTDASSRADLKTSALLRDGVVVLQATNQGSRREVMRNPLLQAAGKELRLDSRAVLGQSFITYVLKDLPANTRSVTLTYTDNQGKEHSETLDVQQ; translated from the coding sequence ATGATCAACCGCAAAAGACTTCTCTCGCTTGGGACCCTCAGCATGATTCTGTTCTGGCCGTCCAGTGCCTGGGCCATCAATTTCAGCCTCAATCCGGTGGTGCTGGAGATCAATCCACAGAAACAACTGAACACCCAGACGAAACTGGTGAATCTGGAAGGGGTTCCAGTGGCTTTCACTGTAGAGGTGTTCAAATGGACCCAGCAGAATGGACAGGACGTGTACAGTCCCACAAGGGATGTGCTGGTCAATCCTGTGCAATTCACCCTGGCTCCCAGGGGCAGTCAGGTGATCCGGGTGGGGTTGCGCAAGAAGCCAGATCAGCCGGAACTGACCTACCGGATTTTCATCAAGGAGGTGCCTGCCACCCTTCCCAAAGCCAGCGCCGCTGCTCAGGGTGCTGCCACAGCAACATCGGCCAGCATCACCACCGTGCTGAACATCGGGGTGCCTTTTTATGTCACCGATGCCAGTTCCAGAGCCGACTTGAAAACCTCTGCCCTGCTCAGGGATGGAGTGGTGGTGCTGCAAGCGACCAACCAGGGCAGCCGCCGTGAAGTGATGCGCAACCCCCTGCTGCAAGCAGCGGGCAAAGAGCTGAGGCTCGACTCCAGGGCAGTGTTGGGACAATCTTTCATCACCTATGTGTTGAAAGACCTGCCCGCCAACACCCGTTCTGTGACCCTCACCTACACGGACAATCAGGGAAAGGAACACAGTGAGACACTGGACGTGCAGCAATAA
- a CDS encoding PIG-L deacetylase family protein — MPTLLALYAHPDDEAFSGGVLAHYAKLGVDVHLICATRGESGKITDPELTHITDLGAQREQELRDSCKALGIHEPIFLGYHDSGRFERTQTNNTSAFMHQEIFDVEARLKPYVESLNPDILLTFDPHGGYGHIDHLVIHRAVTALFYSSGTPKRLFYNVMPVAFSERMAQTGINQNLDPKVYGVNDQTIAVKLDVGHVIAQKQASMQAHRSQMGANSRFAQMPKEYLEQMQESMKTEYFALGGTRTPIPTFPLRGLFDGLGYDID, encoded by the coding sequence ATGCCAACCTTACTTGCGTTGTATGCCCACCCGGACGACGAAGCCTTCTCTGGTGGGGTTCTGGCCCACTATGCCAAACTCGGGGTGGATGTTCACCTGATCTGCGCCACCCGGGGTGAGTCGGGAAAGATCACCGATCCTGAACTGACCCACATCACCGATCTGGGGGCCCAGAGGGAACAGGAGTTGCGTGACTCCTGCAAGGCCCTGGGCATCCATGAACCCATTTTCCTGGGTTACCACGATTCTGGACGCTTCGAGCGCACCCAGACCAACAACACTTCTGCTTTCATGCATCAGGAGATCTTTGATGTGGAAGCCAGACTGAAGCCCTACGTGGAGTCCCTGAACCCTGACATCCTGTTGACCTTCGATCCTCACGGCGGATACGGGCACATCGACCACCTGGTGATTCACCGGGCTGTGACGGCCCTGTTTTATTCTTCTGGCACCCCAAAACGCCTGTTTTACAACGTGATGCCTGTGGCTTTCTCAGAGCGCATGGCCCAGACGGGCATCAATCAGAACCTCGATCCGAAAGTGTACGGAGTGAATGACCAGACCATCGCCGTGAAGCTGGATGTCGGCCATGTGATTGCCCAGAAACAGGCATCCATGCAAGCCCACCGCAGCCAGATGGGGGCCAATTCCCGCTTTGCCCAGATGCCCAAAGAGTACCTGGAGCAGATGCAGGAAAGCATGAAAACAGAATATTTCGCTCTGGGTGGGACCCGCACCCCCATTCCCACCTTCCCCCTGAGGGGCCTCTTTGATGGCCTCGGGTACGACATCGACTGA